In Bacteroidota bacterium, the following are encoded in one genomic region:
- the tmk gene encoding dTMP kinase: MLITFEGLDFSGKTTQIKLLTDKLRQHSYDVIVVREPGGTPISEKIREILLDKKNLEMTQIAELLLFSAARTQLVSQIIIPALQSGKIVICDRYDDSTTAYQGCGRGIPLEAVKQINKLATLGTVPDITFFIDIPLSEVAHRLKESKASADRMESAGDAFYEKVRKGFFDIAKSEPERFLVIDGNRRIDTVADEIWKIISLNLS, from the coding sequence ATGCTAATTACGTTCGAGGGTTTAGATTTCTCGGGTAAAACCACCCAAATCAAATTGTTAACCGACAAGTTGCGGCAACACAGCTACGATGTTATTGTAGTCCGCGAACCGGGCGGCACACCAATTTCAGAAAAAATCCGGGAAATTCTTCTTGATAAAAAAAACTTGGAAATGACTCAAATTGCAGAGCTTTTGTTGTTTTCGGCAGCCCGAACCCAGCTTGTCAGTCAGATTATTATTCCAGCGTTGCAATCCGGAAAAATTGTTATATGCGATAGATATGACGATTCGACAACCGCATATCAGGGTTGCGGCAGAGGGATTCCGTTGGAGGCAGTTAAACAAATCAACAAGCTGGCAACTTTAGGAACTGTTCCCGATATTACTTTTTTTATTGATATTCCATTAAGTGAAGTAGCACATCGGCTAAAAGAGTCAAAAGCATCTGCCGACAGGATGGAATCGGCGGGCGATGCTTTTTATGAAAAAGTCAGAAAGGGATTTTTTGACATTGCTAAAAGTGAACCGGAAAGATTTTTAGTAATCGACGGTAACCGCAGAATCGATACTGTGGCTGATGAAATTTGGAAGATAATTAGCTTAAATTTAAGTTAG